The region ACAAGCACAAacgcaacaacagcagcagcaggatgtAAGTTATCTTTAGGTCGCTCCCTTAACCGTTCCACAAAGTTAAGCCCCATCCTCTCTCTCCGTAGGCTGGACCAGCTGGCTTCTTGAAGAGCTTTTTCTAAACAGTTCCCGCAAGCGAGAAAAACaagccccacacacacacagctacatatgcagatgcagatattTACCTAATACGATAAAGATGAAAAAGAATATACCAAAAGCACTGTCTACTATTTTGTATACTACCGATGCCAGATACTTATAccaactacatacatacatatgcagtATTTCTACAACTCTCACACACCAACACATTTGTAAATGACACTATGTAAATgcgaaatgaaaatgcaaaatgcagaaTGCAAAAGCAGAATGCAGAGTGCAGAATGCAAATTATTtgatatttatgtgtattgtGTAAAATTAGGTTGCCGCTATACTCAAATTATGGATGCATTTAAATGTCAGCTCGTAAAGCTTAATTTCTCTCGAACTTTCTtaactctctttctctcactaactctctctgtatctctatctctctctctcgatccTTTTTCGAACACAACTTAATGTTTACCGTTAGTCAACCGATCACAATCTTGTCTCACTCCCGCTCTCTGTCTATAAAACCCGAACCAGAGCTTTCTGTCCAACActttctctctgtcgctcGCTGTCGAGTTTATCGTAAAAGCTCAGGAACGTGACTACGCTATCACTCAAGAAGCCCCCAATGTCCCCACGCATCAGCCATTGCATCCAAACTGCGCGAATGTGATTTACAAAAGGGAAGgaagcaaaaaagaaacagacaaaagaaaaaataattattaaatacaAGTTATTAACTAATTTAACACTGTCGCAGTGCGAGTAGATTATGTATCTGATATGCTAGCCTCTGTTATAGTTAGTAAAACATTAACCACACCACTCACACACGGTTACATTCCACACTGTACATAAAGCATAGACATGACATCCAACGTAGTCTAATTCATAAAACACGAAGAGCAGAACGGGAAAAGTATTGATACGGAATATACAAATACCATATGTAGAGCaataaattatacaacaaaaataatacagATATGATAAAGATATGAGTACTATATATTATGTACttcacatgtatgtatattgtagtTACATGGATTGCTATTAAAAATTCTATTTAGGCGTGTACCAAAGAACTATACAGATCCAGTCGGGATCTGGGATGGACAAAGAACAAACGGAACTTAATGAGAGAATACCTATAAATCGTAAAAACTAATATGTATAACTCCGATAATAATAAACTCCGTTAATCGTTAATCGTACCATCGTACcataacaatttaaaatttatagtTTACACTAAATCCATCACTACAACAATAATACGATCTTTAACAAATCGCAACTAGTTATTCTAGTTCGTACACAAGCTTTACTTTTGTCAGCTGTGAATCTGCATTAAACATCCATACTTACTCGAACTCGAACGtataggaaatatatatgtaggagATTCCAGTGCCAGTCTAGTCCAGAAGTCGCTCGTACTtacatatgtctgtatgtggTCTAGATGGAGTGCAGAAAGTGTTAATGTTATCGGTCATATATGAGCtctatagtatatatgtaaatgtttatgatatataaatatgatAATAGTTACCAAAAAAGATATAAACATttgatacgatacgatacatacattttagtatttttatttgtttggctCACACTCACCCCACCCCCCTATAATTTGCTTTTTTGAAATCTAGCTGAGACGAAACAAGTATAGAACGAACACTGACTGTAGAAAGAAGATCATGGAAAGAGGAGCGGAGAATGACGGAATAATCACTGCCAATGTAAAGCAAGAATATTGAAAGAGAGACAGTTGGAAGTCAGTGTATTCCTAGGCTATATAAATAGATTATCAGTTAAGTTCGGCTACGACGGCTACAGACCCAAACCACTATGACATTCAGCAAAAGAcgaagcaaaaacaaaacacaatcATATCATACAAACCTATATCAAACCCAAGAAAGAGAAGATAATAAAATATGGAGAAAGAACTGTTCAAGAAAATGTGCAGCGCTTTAAAATATCCTCCTCCTACCATACAGAATACGCAGAGATGAGATCAAAACAAAGCTATAGAGTCATATGAAATACTTCTCTAATAGATCTCACCGGAGAGCCCTATGCGAATTCCTCCCAAAACCATTTACCAAGTAGATAATCGATTAACGACCAAGTAATTTATGATAGTATTCGTTGCTTTGACCTTAGTTCCGCTTGAATAGCATCGATaacatttttgtatataaGTAGCCCCACCCGCAACCCCGTTCTCCACCCcaacctctctctcccccGACAAAGTTCCTAAGCTTGGAACGACGGGTCAAAGCGGAGTTGTAGAGTAAAAAACAAACCTACATGAGTTTACAAGTCAAGTAATAATTTAGAAAAATCGAGCAGTTCGATATTTCCCACCCCTCCTTTGAAAGCCAAGCGCCCAGGCTGGCTTGGCAAGTGTGTACATAAGTGTGTAGTTATGTAAGCATAAGAGAAACTGTataatatatgaaaattagCTATATGCAATAAACTGCAGTCGGTGAATGATCGATAATTAATCATTCGGGATTCGATACATGAGCCATTTGAGAACAAGCAATTAACTATCGACAAATCAAACATTGACAAACACACATAACGTTGACAATATAACCACcctgaacacacacacacacacacataacacactaaaacacacacatacaccgaCATTAAAACACTGAAAAGACACCCCACAGATAAACCTAAGAATCGTTGGATCAACGTTGAATCATTTTTTACAATACAATAACTCTAAATCGAAGTCAACATATCCAAAAAAAAGATAGAGCTGATCTCATGTTAACTAAAGTTAGAAAACATGTCTCAATATCGATTTCCTATCGATACTAGTCGATTTCCTCCCTCACTTTCACTCTTTCTTCTATATACACGTCTACCACCTTTACCTTCACCATCActtttcgatttcgatttcgaatTCTATTTCCCCTTCGATATAGATTTCCAATTGTAGACTACGAACAGCGAGAGGAAACGTTTGCCTTTATCTACTTAAACTTACCACGTATCGTATTGTTAGCCTAGATAGTTTCAAttataacagcagcagcagcagaagaaagaGGAGGAGAACTAACTAACGGTACTATCTACAATATAGAACTTACCGTAAACACTTTAATCATATTATCCCCGCCGTCGTGTACCCTActtacaaatacaaatacgagACAAAGAAAGCTAAAGGATAGAAAAGGAGAAGGAACCCGAAAATACCAAATGTGGAAAGCTTCAAAAACTTTTTCTATACAAAACTCTAGCAAAAATATAACTAAAGAAACCAAATAAAATCTCGAATAATGTAATTTAGCAAATTGTAAACTCAATAAAGGCAACCAAACAAACACCCAATAAATACTATTAGATAACAAGGGgatcggaacggaacggacCCGAGAACATAGGATAGATCGCAAGAAGAGCCACTAAATGAATTTATATAGGAGAAAAGTCGAGGTAGAATTAGGGCAAACGATCTCCAGTAAAGAGGAAAAATCCCAGATTAGATCCCATTGTGTACTTCTTTGTACATAgacgtatatacatatatatttatgactAGAGAAAATGCATAAGATACATAGATGAATATAGGAAGATACATACagataaatacatatagatatattaACATATGCATAGCAGATACGGAAAGCGAGCgcaaattatataaatacCGCCACATCATCCATCAGAGCCGAACATCGTAGTCAGAGCAGTCAGCGATATTGGCTAGAGAGGAAGCGGCGGAACAGAGGAACCCCAATAGTCCGAAACCGAAATTTCCGAGTGCCGGAAACCAATCCCTAAACCAAGCCGAaaacgaaactgaaactgaaacaagaaacccaaaaacccCCGGAGACATCGGAGACATgagaaagaacaaaaaccatttcgtgtaaacatttttttaaacaaGTTTGGTGATCTACGATATTGGTAATAATTATTgataactaaaataaaaggaaatgcatatacatgcatatattatacaaatatatgaGTAAAGATGCTGTAGGAAGAAGGAATATGGTAACAAGAGATGGCATAcataaagtaaatatttattatataatgTTTTTTAAGTAACATTACTTATAGATAAGCcattatatatacacatatatatacataatatatataaattatacatatatgaaactACATAAGTTTACAAGGTATATgaacagaacaaacaaaacaaaattaagatcaaccacaaccacaaaaagaaaaacaacaacaacaaaaaaacaaaaacgcaacCGCAGCAactaaacaaaagaaaacaaagcgAGTGGAcggaatatatataataataataaagtaaataaatttattatatacatacatacatacatagaagAATATTACAATGGAAAAACGTAACGGAAAATGATTGCGAGATGAAAATGATTATTTGAAACATGTTCATTATATATAAATGTCATTAAAAATGTTCTTCAAAACTGCCTaccaataaaatatatttcaaataatatCTGCGACTCTTTCTGATCCCATTTGGGagggtacatatgtatgtacctagtATACTGTATCCTAGAGGAGTTAGTATTTGATATATCCGGTATTTGAAGAGTTTGGGGATATaatagatttgtggtgaatgTGGATGTTTGTAACACCCAGAacgaagcgtttccgaccccatagagcatacatatatgtacatatatattcttgatcatcaTCAAAAGCCtagtctgtctgtccgtccgtcttcTTTGAAACCTCGTTCTTAGACCATAAGAGCTACAGCAACCAAATTGTtacaagtttatttcaaaaattttgcCCCACCCGctcaaaagacgaaaatcgaTGGCATTCACAAATcggaaaaatggaaatttatatataataaaatatcttaACACACCAATCAAATAGGTCATCAGACGGAAAGGGGATAATCGTAATGCAAGAGCTAACATTCTAGCGGATCTAGCGATCGTggtacctctctctctctaggtTTTTGTCACCGCTCATGATAAGTGCGAGCCAATTGAGATATCAAGTCCCACTCCCCGCATGAACCAAGAAATCTTTTTTGCGCACAAAAAGGCAGACATCGGCATAATAACGGTCCTTACCGCGAAAGTAACTTCTTCGAAGGTCGGAGCACCAATTTTTGCGTTTCAAAATCAAATCGGTAATTTCTTGCGAAAGCAACGACCGGTTATCGCACAAAAGTATCGATATTTTTTGAAGTTAATGAGAAAACCGTGGGTAGTTATAATATTCCGTCAATgagagaacagaaaagaaataatattagtaatattaataattaCTAATACTACTTAAAAAATATCACCCAAATATTATAGTCACATTCCACTACTCTCACTGCATGTACGATTTTCCCATTAGGTGATGAAGTGTAGTGGAattatatatatcgatatattcaAGAAGAAGAAGTTGTATTTTCCGCACGAAATCgcagaatatttttaattttataaacATTAGTGAAAAAAGCCGAGATTTAGGCCCGCACCGTCACTGCCATGTACCTCACGCGTCAGCTCAGATTGCTGCCAAAGGCCAGCATTGGACGGAGCATAGCTACCAGCAGCACACATTACACAACCACCACAGGCGCTGCACCGGCTGCGGAGCACATTGAGGTCCCCAATCGCATAGAACGCTCGCCCACGGACATACTAAAAGCATTGGCCAGCACCGTCGGACGCGACCACACGGCGCCCCATTACAAGTACCACGATGATCCGTTCCTGATACCCATGTCAAACATGGCAAAGCGCACGTACGCCATGTCGAAGGAGGCTGGGCGTAAGGCTGCCAAATGGATAAAAGAAGAGCACCATGAACTATTTTTGGTAGGTAGACAGTAACAAGATTGCTAGTTAACTCTAGTTAACTATTTTATATAATGCAGCACCAAGAAGCTCAACCGGCCATTGAAAAATTCGCCCCCAGCATGGTTTACACTGAAGAGTCCGAGGTGGACGAGAGTTCTCTCGAGCAACTGATTGAGCAGGGAGAGCTTAAGGACGCCGTGCTTGTGTACAACCTTATGGAACAGAAGGGAATCGCCCTCTGTTCTGAGTTAAAGCAAAGTCTTTTAGAACTTGTGTGCTTCCACAATAATCAGGACCCACTACCAGAAGAGTACATTGAGGAACGGTGGTTTCTCGAAAACAACCGACGACGTGAGCGACACGGAAAGACGTGGAAGGACGGCGACCTGGCTGAGAAGCTGTATTCCGAAATTGAACCAAAGACGCCCAAAACTTACGCTTCCCTCATTCGTGGCATGGCCAAGTATTTGCAGTGTGAGCGGGCATACGCCCTGCTTCAGGAGGCTGGCGAAAAGCAAATTCAATTGGACACAAACACTTTTAATTCGATTATCCAAATCATCAGCTTTCTAAAGGACAATGCCGAACAGAGATGGCAACTGTGCAccgagctgctgcagcaaatGTCGGAGCAGAAATTGCGCCCCAATTTAGGCACTTTGAATGCCATTCTCCAGTGCATTAGCACTTTTGGCAACTTCAAACTTGCCCGCACGTCGGCCCTCAAAGTTCTGCCAGAGTTCAAGCAACTTGGTGTTAACCCGAGCCTAGGCACCTACTATTATCTGCTGATCATCTTCTGCCGCGAGCGCGGTCCAGTGTCCCATGTTATAGTGGACATACTGAACGAGATTGCAGGCAGGGAGTTCAGGGTTGAGCATCCCAAGGACACGTACTTctttgccactgccatggATGTGTGTCGCAATCATTTAAATGACAAGTCGCTGGCCAAGAAAGTGAACGAGCTGCTGCACACCGGCAACAACTACGATTTGATAGGCGATTCGTTTAAAGAGTCTATCTATTACCGCAATTATCTGGCCCTGCTCTGCCAGACTGAATCGATAGAGGACTTTATGCTGACCTACGACCTGCTGGTGCCCAACATCTACATACCCGAGCCCGGCATCATGGAGGAAGTACTACGGACCATTGAGATCAACGCCGCAGTCGAACACGTGCCTCGCATCTGGTCCGACATGGTTGTGTTCGACCACACGCACCGCGAAAGCCTTTTGCTATATGTCCTGCGAATTATGGTGGACAATCGACCAAATGCGGACACGCCCGCTCAATCCCAGCTCCCGGAGCAATGTGCCAAGGTGGCTCTGGACATGTACAACAAGATCGAGGAGTCGGTGAGGCGGATCAAAAAGGTCTCGTTCACTGGACAAATGCTTGGCGACATTCTAACACTGCTCGTCCGGGGCGACAACTACGAGAAGGCCAGCGAAGTGTTCTCCCACATTGACAAAAATCAGCATCGCATTCCCGGCACACCCGCCGAGAGCGCTTTACAAGAGTATGTAGAGGCCTCGGTCCAGGAGAAAGCGCCCAGCCAGGCCTTGGCTGCCCTCCAGTATGCTGTCGAAAACAATATGGAGTCGAGTGTCCTCGCCAAGCTAATCCACGATGGTTTTACGTTGAACGAAACGCATCTAGCCAAGCTGAAGTCACTAGTCGGCGAAAGTTTCCTTGAGAAGTAATTGACTTTATTGTAGAGATTCGTTTGTAATTGATATAAACACAATTGTTAAATAAATGCCTTGGGATGTGTTAATCCTCTTTCGTTAAATGTTGGAGTAGGTAAGTAAATAGATTTCCCAGATATCTGAACCCCTCTTCAGAGCGAGGATCACAGCGGAAACAATGGCCTCCAAAAGAAGTCGAAGTGTAAATTCCACAGTTAGATGCCGCCTAGGATTCCCGCAACGAAGGATCGCGATTTGAGAATAATAACACTTGGAACACAAGAAACTGTTGACGGAACAATGTTGTTGAAATTTGATAAACACTTACTATATATCCATAAACGCCACATTACGAACCGATTAAAACGGGAACGACTCGATTTTTGCTACAGCAACAAGAGGAGTTCTTAAAAGTAATTAAtattgtagaaaatgtattcatcaataGGATACaactatgtgggcagggcCAAAGGTTTTAGTTAGCTAGCATTATTCAACGAAATATGAATAATTGAACAATAGGAACAACTatcctctttcgttttttttctttccccATTTTTgttaaaacctttttttagacTAAATTGAATCagtaatcgtataaaattatgtgggcatagataaaggcccggttgacaacatttaaatccttgtcgctcacattcaaaaaatttcgatttggcgcgcaccactcggtatattttgaaaatgagaccgtatatttcgggtcatactgtagaaactggttttcgccgccctcccatgtggtgttttttagtgctaaattgtatttttgtcatttattaatttaattttcaatgttatataaaaatccaataaatgcaagtatttcgaataggccaatcatgtatagaattgattcatcaatcgtacaaaattgagtgggcatggctaaatcttccaaatagatagtattatttaacggaacaaagaatataagaaaaattgaattcgccgcaattcgccgcagttcgccgcatttCACTCcaattcgctttagcaacaatgagtcccattccatgcacaaatgttgctaattccatgcacaaataccctgggggaaatggatgttatagaattgtgaatacgtttgtcttccaaggctcagtaggtatcaggatcgacataaatatatacaagatacttataatgtacttgaatatgtctaaagaatatcaatttgatataaaattcatataaaattaaagaaatagggtatactaaggcctatacacgcatcacttcttcaaataccagcaacattgcgactctttttttgttgaactttttcatttaaacctttttttacgtaaaatccaaaaaaaagcaaggattaaaaactatccaatcttgtagaaaattgattcattaatcgtataaaattatgtgggcatggctaaatgtgctatatatatagtaatattccacggaagaaagaaaacgaggaatatgtacaATAGAATTTTAATTGGACCGTATATCTTATCGatagtccgcggtcacactggtctgcagataaacaaacaaaatggtAAGGAATGGAATATCTGAATTTCTGAATAATACAGGCTATTTTTCTCACAGAGCGTGGAAAATGTTATACGGGAAATGGATAGTTTGCACCTAGAAACTGTATTTAAGCATGCAGCTATTGCTTCGCTGACATGCAAAGGACGCACATTGGGCCCCGACCGGGAACCATTTTGGGTGGAAGGGCAGAAGGAAAGTCTGGACGAAGGCATTGTAAATGCCGAGGAAACTGTTGTAGAGAAAACGATTGTTTCTCCCAGCATCAGAGACAAGGAACCGAGTTTGTCCTGCTTCCCAGATGCAGGCGAAATAAACGCTAGTATATTTAGGCGGGAAATGGCGGAGCAGTGCAAGAGGAGTGTGCGTAAACAGATTCAAGCATTAAAGGAGGCACATAAAGGACTGCAGATACAGTGCGATTCCCGTCAGAGGGAAGAGGATCAGCAAAAAGAGCGTCTAGCCCAAAAAGCATTACGAGAGCAGAACGATAATCTCATCAATCAGAAGGCGGAACAGCTCGCTCAAGGGCAGCTGGAGGCACAGCAGCGTCAACAATTGGACCTGCGCAAGAAAACTGACCAAAAGCTGCATAAACTTGCCTTGGAGGGAGTGTCGCGATGCCAAAGAAGATTCGGCAACAAGTATGAGGGGATCATAAAGCTGTTGCTGTCATTGGATAAGGAGACGGTCCAGGTCTGTGCCGCCCAAAATCAGCAACTCAGGGAGCTGGGTGAAAAGTTTGATGACCTGGTTTGTACTGTAAAAATGGGCAACTTCGAGCAAAGTCAATATTTAAGCTCGATCATAAAGGCCGAGCAATATTGCAAAAACTTAGACGACCTGGAGGCTGATATGATCAAAGAACTGGCGGAATTCTCAGAGCTAATCCAACAGCAAATTAAAATGGAAGCTGCACAACGTCTGGAGgaagagaaacagagacaatTGGAAGAAGAGAAGAAGCAGTTTGAAGAACAGACGCAGAGACAGAAGGAAAAGGACGAGTCAGAAGCTCAGCAACGGCAGAAACTGGCGGAAGAAGCTGCCAAGGCTGAAGCCGCCAAGGCGACGCCACCTCCTGAGGAAAACTCCGTTGATGTTTCGCCGGCGGAAGGCACCATATCTACCTCCTATGTCCACCCATCGCGACTAGCATTCTACAATGAAATCATTTCACTCTACCAAACCAAAGTAGATGCAGTGAAGCCCTTGCAGTCTGAGGAGTCGTTGAAGCAGTATCGCACTGGCTGCCAAAGGGCAATAAACTTGCCTCTGAACGCCATTACAGCGGTCAGTCCGCAGCATCTAAGCAACAATTTTGAAAAACTATACAACTTCTTTGCCGGCCACAGCGTGAGAGTAATGAATGACGCCACCATTACTATTAATGACCATCCATTGGCTCGTGACTACTGCATGCTCTTAATGGCAAAGAAGTTCGTTAGTCAATCAGAGACGGCTATATCTGGTAATCCCCAAGCCGCTTTTCCCTTTGCGTCGGTTATTGTAACCTTCTGGAAGTTGCTGCCTGATTTCGGAAAGGTGTTCCTGGCGTATCTCTACAAAGAATCGCCATATTTGGTGCCCTATGTGATACCGCAGCAACCGGGACAGACGGCAGAGCAATATCTGAAATCGATTGGCTATCGGCTGTCCGACAAAAACGAGCTGGAGAAGCCCGACATGTTTCTCAAGCGGCAAACTGGAATCGCCCGTCTGTATGCTGCTGTGATTATTACGCCTGGACGAAAAGCAGACGGACCTGCCCACTGTTTTGGTCTGGAGGAAGGCTGGCGTTGGCTGGCTCATGTAGTTCATGTGAAACCGTTGCCCGACATAAGCGCCACCCTGATCATGGAGATACTTCAGACACTGGGCTTTGAGTTGTGGCGCACCTATGGCAAACAGTTCCTCAAGCTCTTGCTCTACATTCACATATCCTACATGCCACAACTGGCCATCTACGACGAGGGCGGGCCGAAGACGCGCCTGGAAATGCTTTTGGCCAAGTTCCTCCGCGAGCGCCAGATCCCCCAGACTGTGGGTATTTTGCCTCCTGGCTTTTGGTAGTTTTACAATTGATGCATATTTCTAACtttatgtataaatattgttTCCGTTCGAGTAATAAAATTAAGCGTTTCTTTTGTGAAATTTATAGTTCAGGCAACATTCTATCATGGCAATGGCTTCAGAGGGCCTTAGATCCTTATCCAGATTAAACAGTTAATAGATTTTTCAGAAATGCAA is a window of Drosophila pseudoobscura strain MV-25-SWS-2005 chromosome 3, UCI_Dpse_MV25, whole genome shotgun sequence DNA encoding:
- the LOC6898770 gene encoding protein PTCD3 homolog, mitochondrial, with the translated sequence MYLTRQLRLLPKASIGRSIATSSTHYTTTTGAAPAAEHIEVPNRIERSPTDILKALASTVGRDHTAPHYKYHDDPFLIPMSNMAKRTYAMSKEAGRKAAKWIKEEHHELFLHQEAQPAIEKFAPSMVYTEESEVDESSLEQLIEQGELKDAVLVYNLMEQKGIALCSELKQSLLELVCFHNNQDPLPEEYIEERWFLENNRRRERHGKTWKDGDLAEKLYSEIEPKTPKTYASLIRGMAKYLQCERAYALLQEAGEKQIQLDTNTFNSIIQIISFLKDNAEQRWQLCTELLQQMSEQKLRPNLGTLNAILQCISTFGNFKLARTSALKVLPEFKQLGVNPSLGTYYYLLIIFCRERGPVSHVIVDILNEIAGREFRVEHPKDTYFFATAMDVCRNHLNDKSLAKKVNELLHTGNNYDLIGDSFKESIYYRNYLALLCQTESIEDFMLTYDLLVPNIYIPEPGIMEEVLRTIEINAAVEHVPRIWSDMVVFDHTHRESLLLYVLRIMVDNRPNADTPAQSQLPEQCAKVALDMYNKIEESVRRIKKVSFTGQMLGDILTLLVRGDNYEKASEVFSHIDKNQHRIPGTPAESALQEYVEASVQEKAPSQALAALQYAVENNMESSVLAKLIHDGFTLNETHLAKLKSLVGESFLEK
- the Gle1 gene encoding nucleoporin Gle1, producing MSVENVIREMDSLHLETVFKHAAIASLTCKGRTLGPDREPFWVEGQKESLDEGIVNAEETVVEKTIVSPSIRDKEPSLSCFPDAGEINASIFRREMAEQCKRSVRKQIQALKEAHKGLQIQCDSRQREEDQQKERLAQKALREQNDNLINQKAEQLAQGQLEAQQRQQLDLRKKTDQKLHKLALEGVSRCQRRFGNKYEGIIKLLLSLDKETVQVCAAQNQQLRELGEKFDDLVCTVKMGNFEQSQYLSSIIKAEQYCKNLDDLEADMIKELAEFSELIQQQIKMEAAQRLEEEKQRQLEEEKKQFEEQTQRQKEKDESEAQQRQKLAEEAAKAEAAKATPPPEENSVDVSPAEGTISTSYVHPSRLAFYNEIISLYQTKVDAVKPLQSEESLKQYRTGCQRAINLPLNAITAVSPQHLSNNFEKLYNFFAGHSVRVMNDATITINDHPLARDYCMLLMAKKFVSQSETAISGNPQAAFPFASVIVTFWKLLPDFGKVFLAYLYKESPYLVPYVIPQQPGQTAEQYLKSIGYRLSDKNELEKPDMFLKRQTGIARLYAAVIITPGRKADGPAHCFGLEEGWRWLAHVVHVKPLPDISATLIMEILQTLGFELWRTYGKQFLKLLLYIHISYMPQLAIYDEGGPKTRLEMLLAKFLRERQIPQTVGILPPGFW